One Burkholderia sp. PAMC 26561 genomic window carries:
- a CDS encoding (2Fe-2S)-binding protein: MTAPNQTSMIQMKPLSLTINGVATGPVQTPDGLMMIDFLHEYVGLTGSRLGCGQGVCHACVVILDKPDGTSEEVRSCITGAHFFDGKKIRTIEGHGSKNEQGEIVELSPVQQKFLEHFSFQCGYCTPGFVNAATVFIERLKREPISKASVDSEIMKALDNHICRCTGYVRYYEAVKDVVMNTPGLVKDSA, translated from the coding sequence ATGACGGCCCCTAATCAAACCAGCATGATCCAGATGAAGCCTCTGTCGCTCACCATCAACGGGGTGGCGACCGGTCCGGTCCAGACGCCCGACGGGCTGATGATGATCGACTTCCTGCACGAATACGTCGGTCTGACGGGCTCGCGGCTCGGCTGCGGGCAGGGCGTCTGCCACGCGTGCGTGGTGATTCTCGACAAGCCCGACGGAACCAGCGAGGAAGTGCGTTCGTGTATCACGGGCGCGCATTTCTTCGATGGCAAGAAGATCCGGACCATCGAAGGTCACGGTTCGAAGAACGAGCAAGGCGAGATTGTCGAACTCTCGCCGGTGCAGCAAAAATTCCTTGAGCACTTCAGTTTTCAATGCGGGTACTGCACGCCGGGATTCGTCAATGCTGCGACGGTTTTTATCGAACGTCTGAAGCGCGAGCCGATCTCGAAGGCATCGGTGGATAGCGAGATCATGAAGGCGCTCGACAACCACATCTGCCGATGCACAGGCTATGTACGCTATTACGAAGCGGTAAAGGACGTTGTGATGAACACGCCCGGGCTCGTCAAGGATTCCGCATGA
- a CDS encoding C40 family peptidase: MQPLTLTQTCARAAASMLIGLMMTAASGAFADEVNISSQNASNGIFSSPKAANDIYPVAGSSNVTSTSSSPAPASTTGGTRSFLSGMASKAGDVVVGALNMIGVRYRWGGNTPDSGLDCSGFVRYVFQDTLGMTLPRRAEEMSRVGEKVRVSELKPGDLVFFNTMRRSFSHVGIYIGDNKFVHSPSTGSTIRVDDMDNSYWEKRYTGARRIEATFPIDGVDLRQRVSATIGGNGDN; this comes from the coding sequence ATGCAGCCATTGACCTTGACTCAGACATGCGCGCGTGCAGCAGCCAGCATGTTGATCGGCCTGATGATGACAGCAGCTAGCGGTGCGTTCGCCGACGAAGTCAACATTTCGAGCCAAAATGCCAGCAACGGCATTTTTTCGTCGCCGAAAGCAGCGAATGACATCTATCCCGTTGCAGGATCCAGCAACGTGACAAGCACCTCATCTTCTCCGGCACCCGCTTCTACAACTGGCGGTACGCGTTCTTTTCTTTCCGGCATGGCGAGCAAGGCAGGCGACGTGGTCGTCGGCGCGCTCAACATGATCGGCGTGCGTTACCGCTGGGGCGGCAACACGCCGGACTCCGGCCTGGATTGCAGCGGCTTTGTGCGCTACGTGTTTCAGGACACGCTCGGCATGACGCTGCCGCGCCGCGCGGAAGAGATGAGCCGGGTTGGTGAAAAGGTTCGCGTGAGCGAGCTGAAACCCGGCGATCTGGTGTTCTTCAACACAATGCGCCGTTCGTTCTCGCATGTCGGCATCTATATTGGCGACAACAAGTTTGTGCATTCGCCGTCCACGGGCAGCACGATCCGTGTCGACGACATGGACAACAGCTATTGGGAAAAGCGTTATACCGGCGCTCGTCGAATCGAAGCGACGTTCCCCATCGACGGCGTGGATCTGCGCCAGCGAGTTAGCGCCACGATTGGTGGCAACGGCGACAATTAA
- a CDS encoding xanthine dehydrogenase family protein molybdopterin-binding subunit, producing MGELDRSRRGFLKASVVAGLTVIIAPLGSRAFAALFEEKVLTPIQWDAATGRAKFRIDGIAKVTGSKVFARDVRAADMPHWPNQQSHALILRTTQADRTYEGFDLGLLGDELKPDRIVTAEDLARDGLAFPAFYGDDMLLPQGKTPAYLGHAVAMLIYHDFARFRFAKDALQFHEDVIRYGAKTGPLERDPWGTFRFVRVGGATPFDEDTFSSLKDTMLFPSAMRKHEPLWAAGNASGKLDQQGMFHAEKLRDELDHPPADWLVLDRHYTTQSVDTAALEADNANCWYDASTQSLHMVVPTQGPTEVAASAAGMATKCRFPVKNLFVHPVSTVGYGSKDHYNVPFYGLVAAMYGDGRPVRLAFDRYEQFQTSIKRHASKMHYRIGVDKKTGMLQSFNAELEVNGGGRSNFSPSVAMVGASAAQSIYYFPKSDLLGVATASRAIDAGSARGYGTLQTMAATEMLIDELAGQLETDAIDLRLKNALRSGMKNTQGAIPAGAIRVDEVLQKAKVHPLWTERAKKKAEYEFAHPGNRYGVGFACVQKDFGTGAEASFAKVEIAADGTIKLQHTAAEIGTGISTSQAIACAKWLGKPAAVVRMAIVDWPELPMITSGDPYMMSQAEQDKVSANPRWTPELASPSSATNSAFYFTHSTHEAARVVFTHGLWPAAMSIWGGGIGGGQAAPLVVRREDARWVDGKLTAAGLEPLPLEQLAKKAHELGLVTGAVVHVFNRWQWTEAEFDIRGATDRLPIDGLSLLFGEGEAKKGEANKGEAAPAAPAYHAVNRKRVFIAPVQRNNAAVTYYSAVGTLVELSVNEASGRVDLLSHHSIMECGNMLSPELVSGQLQGGLAMGIGHALHEYLPLYEEGPGNGTWNFNRYHLPRASDVAVWTQTGEVLPPLSETDPPKGIAEVVMIPVVAAIVNGIAHAIGHRFNDLPVTPQNIQEALA from the coding sequence ATGGGGGAACTCGACCGATCGCGTCGTGGTTTTCTTAAGGCGAGCGTCGTTGCAGGACTGACTGTCATCATCGCGCCGCTTGGCAGTCGCGCTTTCGCCGCGTTGTTTGAAGAAAAGGTGCTGACGCCGATCCAATGGGATGCGGCGACCGGCCGCGCGAAGTTTCGTATCGACGGGATTGCAAAGGTCACCGGGTCCAAGGTGTTTGCTCGTGACGTACGCGCCGCTGACATGCCGCACTGGCCGAACCAGCAGTCCCATGCGTTGATCTTGCGCACGACGCAGGCCGACCGGACCTATGAGGGCTTCGATCTCGGCCTGCTTGGCGACGAACTGAAACCCGACCGGATCGTCACGGCCGAGGATCTGGCGCGTGACGGTCTCGCGTTCCCCGCCTTCTATGGCGACGACATGCTCCTGCCTCAGGGCAAGACGCCGGCCTATCTGGGCCATGCCGTCGCGATGCTGATCTATCACGACTTCGCGCGCTTTCGCTTCGCGAAAGACGCGCTGCAGTTCCACGAAGACGTCATTCGCTACGGCGCGAAGACCGGGCCGCTCGAACGCGATCCATGGGGCACGTTTCGCTTCGTGCGCGTCGGCGGTGCGACCCCGTTCGACGAGGACACGTTCTCGAGCTTGAAAGACACCATGCTTTTCCCAAGCGCGATGCGCAAGCACGAGCCGCTGTGGGCCGCCGGCAATGCAAGCGGCAAGCTCGATCAGCAGGGCATGTTCCATGCCGAGAAGTTGCGCGATGAACTGGACCATCCGCCGGCAGACTGGCTGGTGCTGGATCGTCACTACACGACGCAATCCGTCGATACCGCCGCGCTCGAAGCCGACAACGCGAATTGCTGGTACGACGCGTCAACGCAGTCGCTGCACATGGTTGTGCCCACGCAAGGGCCGACCGAAGTCGCAGCAAGCGCCGCGGGTATGGCGACGAAGTGCCGGTTTCCGGTGAAAAACCTCTTCGTGCACCCGGTATCAACCGTCGGTTACGGGTCGAAGGATCACTACAACGTGCCGTTCTACGGCCTTGTCGCCGCCATGTACGGCGATGGCCGGCCGGTGCGCCTTGCCTTTGACCGCTACGAGCAGTTCCAGACTTCCATCAAGCGTCATGCGTCGAAGATGCACTACCGGATCGGTGTCGATAAGAAAACCGGCATGCTGCAATCGTTCAACGCCGAGCTCGAAGTCAACGGCGGCGGGCGTTCGAATTTTTCACCATCGGTCGCGATGGTGGGCGCGTCGGCCGCGCAGTCGATCTATTACTTTCCGAAAAGCGATCTGTTGGGTGTGGCGACCGCATCGCGTGCAATCGATGCCGGTTCCGCGCGCGGTTATGGCACGCTGCAGACCATGGCTGCAACCGAGATGCTGATCGATGAATTGGCCGGGCAGCTCGAAACGGACGCCATCGATTTGCGGTTGAAAAACGCGCTGCGTTCGGGTATGAAAAACACGCAGGGCGCGATCCCGGCGGGCGCGATTCGCGTCGACGAAGTCCTGCAGAAAGCCAAGGTTCATCCGCTCTGGACCGAACGCGCGAAGAAGAAGGCCGAGTACGAATTCGCGCATCCGGGCAACCGGTACGGCGTGGGGTTCGCCTGCGTGCAGAAAGATTTCGGCACGGGCGCGGAGGCTTCTTTTGCTAAGGTCGAGATCGCGGCCGACGGCACGATCAAGCTGCAGCATACCGCCGCTGAAATCGGCACGGGCATTTCCACGTCGCAGGCAATCGCGTGCGCGAAGTGGCTCGGCAAGCCGGCGGCGGTGGTTCGCATGGCAATTGTCGACTGGCCCGAATTGCCGATGATCACGAGCGGCGACCCGTACATGATGTCGCAAGCCGAGCAGGACAAAGTGTCGGCGAATCCGCGATGGACCCCGGAGCTGGCATCGCCTTCGAGTGCCACGAATTCGGCGTTCTATTTCACGCACAGCACGCATGAAGCAGCGCGCGTCGTCTTCACTCATGGCTTGTGGCCGGCAGCCATGTCCATCTGGGGTGGCGGTATTGGCGGCGGTCAGGCTGCGCCGCTGGTCGTCCGGCGCGAAGATGCGCGCTGGGTGGACGGCAAGCTGACCGCGGCGGGTCTCGAACCCCTGCCGCTAGAACAACTTGCGAAGAAGGCGCACGAACTCGGGCTCGTCACCGGCGCGGTCGTGCACGTGTTCAACCGGTGGCAATGGACCGAAGCCGAGTTCGACATCCGTGGCGCAACGGACCGTTTGCCAATAGACGGGTTGTCGCTGCTCTTCGGCGAAGGGGAAGCCAAAAAAGGGGAAGCCAACAAGGGCGAAGCCGCACCCGCTGCGCCCGCGTATCACGCTGTGAACCGCAAGCGCGTTTTCATCGCGCCTGTTCAGCGCAATAACGCGGCCGTGACGTATTACAGCGCGGTCGGAACGCTGGTCGAACTCTCGGTCAATGAAGCAAGCGGCCGCGTGGATCTGCTCTCGCATCACTCGATCATGGAGTGCGGCAACATGCTTTCGCCGGAACTCGTGTCGGGCCAGTTGCAGGGCGGCCTGGCGATGGGTATTGGCCACGCGCTGCACGAGTATTTGCCGCTTTACGAGGAAGGTCCCGGCAACGGCACCTGGAACTTCAACCGCTATCACCTGCCGCGCGCAAGCGATGTCGCCGTCTGGACCCAGACCGGCGAAGTGCTGCCGCCCTTGTCCGAAACCGATCCGCCGAAGGGCATTGCGGAAGTGGTGATGATTCCGGTGGTGGCAGCAATCGTCAACGGCATTGCGCACGCTATCGGGCATCGGTTCAACGACTTGCCTGTCACGCCCCAAAACATTCAGGAGGCGCTCGCATGA
- a CDS encoding microcin C ABC transporter permease YejB has product MWSYILKRILLMIPTLLGVLTLTFAVIQFVPGGPVEQAVHELRRGEQGTSFGMRQHTGVDAQQVAQLRALYGFDKPPLQRYFLMLGRFARFDLGDSYFRHQSVWSLIVSKLPVSISIGLWTFFITYLISVPLGIAKAVRNGSTFDVTTSLLVLIGFAIPGFVLGVLLLVLFGGGSFWQLFPLRNLTSDNWATLSLGGKIADYLWHITLPIIASVVGSFAVITMLTKNAFLDEIRKQYVLTARAKGLSERTVLWKHVFRNALLPLIVGFPGAFIGAFFTGSLLIETLFSLDGLGLLSYESVVRRDYPVVLGTLYLFTLIGLATKLISDLCYVWVDPRIQFEQLER; this is encoded by the coding sequence ATGTGGAGCTACATCCTCAAACGCATCTTGCTGATGATCCCGACCTTGCTCGGTGTCCTCACGCTCACATTTGCCGTGATCCAGTTCGTGCCGGGCGGACCGGTCGAGCAGGCCGTGCACGAATTGCGGCGCGGCGAGCAGGGCACGAGTTTCGGCATGCGCCAGCATACCGGCGTGGACGCGCAACAAGTCGCGCAACTCCGTGCGCTATACGGCTTCGATAAACCCCCGCTCCAACGCTACTTCCTGATGCTCGGCCGTTTCGCGCGCTTCGACCTTGGCGATAGTTATTTCCGGCATCAAAGCGTGTGGTCGCTGATCGTATCGAAACTGCCGGTGTCGATCAGCATCGGCTTGTGGACGTTTTTTATTACCTATCTGATATCGGTGCCGCTCGGCATTGCAAAGGCGGTGCGCAATGGCTCCACATTCGATGTGACCACCAGCTTGCTCGTACTGATCGGCTTCGCGATTCCGGGTTTCGTGCTCGGCGTGTTGCTGCTCGTGCTCTTCGGTGGCGGCTCGTTCTGGCAACTGTTTCCGCTGCGCAATCTCACCTCGGACAACTGGGCGACCCTTAGCCTTGGCGGGAAAATCGCGGACTACCTATGGCATATCACGTTGCCGATCATTGCATCGGTAGTCGGCAGTTTCGCCGTGATCACCATGCTGACAAAGAATGCTTTCCTCGATGAAATCCGCAAGCAATACGTTCTGACTGCGCGGGCAAAGGGTTTGTCCGAGCGCACGGTGCTGTGGAAGCACGTCTTTCGCAACGCATTGCTGCCGTTGATCGTAGGATTTCCCGGCGCGTTCATCGGTGCGTTTTTCACGGGCAGCTTGCTGATCGAAACGCTTTTTTCACTCGATGGACTCGGCCTGCTTTCATACGAATCCGTCGTGCGGCGTGATTACCCGGTCGTGCTCGGCACGTTGTACTTGTTCACGCTGATCGGACTTGCCACCAAGCTCATCTCCGACCTCTGTTATGTGTGGGTCGACCCGCGCATTCAATTCGAACAACTGGAGCGTTGA
- a CDS encoding extracellular solute-binding protein: protein MTTGSRRVLGPLFAGLAVAFGALAVSHPAFAVYAIAQYGEPKYPAGFKHFDYVDPDAPRGGTLVLANPNRLTSFDKFNPFTLRGNSAPGLGFMFESLTTGSLDEVSTAYGLLADDISVASDGLSATFHINPKARFSNGDPVTSDDVKYSFETLKSPQAAPQYSVYFGQISRAVIVDPLTIRFEFKERTREMPFIAGGIPVFSRKWGMKPDGSHVPFDQLAFEKPIGSGPYLIEQYDNGRTITYKRNPAYWGNALPVRVGTYNFERINYKLYSDGVARLEAFKAGEYDALVEYIARNWVRRDIGKRFDNGELVKREFRNHNGTGMQGFFINTRRPLFKDVRVRQAIDLAFDFQWLNRQLFFNQYTRIDSFFANTDLAATGMPSAGELAILSPLRAQLDPAVFGPMVKQPSTDSPGSLRANLIKARQLLADAGWTYRDGALRNAKGDPFVFEILDDSGGGASMEPVVATLQRNLQKLGIVANFRTVDFALIQKRLDAFDFDVTSIRMPDVQIPGTEQETRFGSKSADQQGSDNYIGLKSPAVDSIVHTLIGAQTREQLLDSTHALDRVLMHGYYVIPHWYTASHRVAYRNTLAYPATLPLYYTAEDWITSTWWFKPAQPTAQ, encoded by the coding sequence ATGACGACTGGCTCCCGACGGGTCCTCGGTCCACTGTTCGCAGGTTTGGCTGTTGCCTTCGGCGCACTCGCGGTTTCCCATCCGGCATTCGCCGTGTATGCCATCGCGCAGTATGGCGAGCCGAAATACCCGGCCGGTTTCAAGCACTTCGATTACGTCGATCCTGACGCGCCGCGCGGCGGCACGCTCGTCCTTGCCAATCCGAACCGGCTGACGAGCTTCGACAAGTTCAACCCCTTCACGCTGCGCGGCAACTCGGCGCCCGGTCTCGGCTTCATGTTCGAGAGCCTGACGACGGGAAGCCTCGACGAAGTATCGACCGCCTATGGTCTTCTCGCCGATGACATCAGCGTCGCGTCCGACGGCCTCTCAGCCACGTTCCATATCAATCCGAAAGCGAGGTTTTCGAACGGCGATCCCGTCACCTCCGACGACGTCAAGTACTCGTTCGAGACGCTCAAGAGCCCGCAGGCAGCGCCACAGTATTCGGTGTACTTCGGACAGATTTCGCGGGCGGTGATTGTCGATCCGTTGACGATTCGCTTCGAGTTCAAGGAGCGCACGCGCGAGATGCCGTTCATCGCGGGCGGGATTCCGGTGTTTTCGCGCAAGTGGGGCATGAAGCCGGACGGAAGCCACGTACCGTTCGATCAACTCGCGTTTGAGAAGCCCATAGGCAGCGGACCGTATCTCATCGAGCAATATGACAACGGCCGCACGATCACTTACAAGCGCAATCCGGCGTATTGGGGCAACGCGTTGCCCGTGCGCGTCGGCACGTATAACTTCGAGCGTATCAACTACAAGCTGTATTCGGATGGCGTTGCACGGCTGGAAGCGTTCAAGGCCGGCGAATACGATGCGCTCGTGGAGTACATCGCGCGCAACTGGGTACGGCGTGACATCGGCAAACGCTTCGATAACGGCGAACTGGTCAAGCGCGAATTCCGCAATCACAACGGCACGGGCATGCAGGGGTTCTTCATCAACACCCGCCGCCCCTTGTTCAAGGACGTGCGCGTGCGGCAGGCCATCGATCTGGCCTTCGACTTCCAGTGGCTGAACCGGCAATTGTTCTTTAACCAATACACGCGCATCGACAGTTTTTTTGCCAACACGGATCTCGCGGCGACCGGCATGCCGAGCGCGGGTGAACTTGCGATCCTGTCGCCGCTGCGCGCGCAACTCGACCCGGCTGTCTTCGGCCCGATGGTGAAGCAGCCCAGCACCGATTCCCCCGGCTCCCTGCGCGCAAACCTGATCAAGGCGCGCCAGCTTCTCGCCGATGCCGGCTGGACGTATCGCGACGGCGCGTTGCGCAACGCGAAGGGCGATCCGTTCGTGTTCGAGATACTCGACGATTCGGGCGGCGGCGCATCGATGGAACCCGTCGTAGCGACGCTCCAGCGCAACTTGCAGAAGCTCGGGATCGTGGCGAACTTCCGCACGGTGGATTTCGCGTTGATCCAGAAACGGCTCGACGCGTTCGACTTCGACGTCACGAGCATCCGCATGCCCGACGTGCAGATTCCGGGCACGGAGCAGGAGACGCGGTTCGGCAGCAAATCGGCGGATCAGCAGGGTTCGGATAATTACATCGGCTTGAAGTCGCCGGCGGTCGATTCGATCGTGCATACGCTGATCGGCGCGCAGACACGCGAGCAGCTTCTCGATTCCACCCATGCGCTCGACCGTGTGCTGATGCACGGCTACTATGTGATCCCGCATTGGTACACGGCGTCGCACCGGGTCGCTTATCGCAACACGCTCGCGTATCCAGCGACCTTGCCGCTCTACTACACCGCCGAGGACTGGATCACATCCACGTGGTGGTTCAAACCCGCGCAGCCGACCGCGCAGTAA
- a CDS encoding ABC transporter permease: MLRTPRDSDAKPLSAPVSTTPGRRVWQRFKRNRLGYWSFVIFVIAFAISLAGPLWSNDKPLVVRYQGQLYFPLVRTYSETTFGGDFPTPADYLDPYIRDRFSEGSNFAVYPPNHYYYDTLNYFSKGSNPAPPSRENWLGTDDRGRDVFARLLYGFRVSVIFALVLTAIGTVLGMLAGAVQGYFGGRTDLTGQRLIEIWSALPELYLLIIFASIFEPSLLLLVVLLSLFGWIGLSDYVRAEFLRNRTQDYVRAARAMGLSNAQIIWRHILPNSLTPVITFLPFRMSGAILALTSLDFLGLGVPSPTPSLGELLAQGKANLDAWWISLSTFGVLVATLLLLTFMGDALRNALDTRISDAIKAGGGK; encoded by the coding sequence ATGCTCCGCACGCCCCGCGACAGCGACGCAAAACCATTGAGTGCGCCTGTCTCGACCACGCCCGGACGACGCGTCTGGCAGCGCTTCAAACGCAACCGGCTCGGTTACTGGAGTTTCGTGATCTTCGTGATCGCGTTTGCAATCAGCCTGGCCGGACCGTTATGGTCCAACGACAAACCCCTGGTCGTTCGCTATCAGGGGCAGCTCTATTTTCCGCTGGTGAGGACGTATTCGGAAACCACCTTCGGCGGTGACTTCCCGACACCCGCCGATTACCTCGACCCGTACATTCGCGACCGTTTCAGCGAGGGCAGCAACTTCGCCGTCTATCCGCCGAATCACTACTACTACGACACGCTGAACTACTTTTCGAAGGGCTCGAACCCGGCGCCGCCATCGCGCGAAAACTGGCTCGGGACCGATGACCGCGGCCGCGATGTATTCGCGCGGCTTCTGTACGGATTCCGCGTCTCGGTGATCTTCGCGCTGGTGCTGACCGCAATCGGCACTGTGCTCGGCATGCTGGCCGGCGCGGTACAGGGTTACTTCGGTGGACGCACCGACCTGACCGGACAGCGCCTGATCGAAATCTGGAGCGCGCTGCCCGAGCTTTATTTGCTGATCATCTTTGCGTCCATCTTCGAGCCGAGTTTGCTGCTGCTCGTCGTGCTGCTTTCGCTTTTCGGATGGATAGGCTTGTCCGATTACGTGCGCGCCGAGTTCCTGCGCAACCGCACGCAAGACTATGTTCGCGCGGCGCGGGCGATGGGGTTGTCGAATGCGCAGATCATCTGGCGGCATATCCTGCCCAACAGCCTCACACCCGTCATCACGTTCCTGCCGTTTCGCATGAGCGGCGCCATCCTCGCGCTCACGAGCCTCGACTTTCTCGGCCTCGGCGTGCCTTCGCCGACGCCGTCGCTTGGCGAACTGCTCGCGCAAGGCAAGGCGAATCTCGACGCGTGGTGGATTTCGTTATCGACTTTTGGCGTGCTGGTCGCGACCCTGTTGCTGCTCACGTTCATGGGCGACGCGCTGCGTAATGCTCTCGACACCCGCATCTCGGATGCCATCAAGGCCGGAGGCGGGAAATGA
- a CDS encoding ABC transporter ATP-binding protein yields the protein MSAPLLDIADLRVRFGDTMAVDGVSLRIAAGERVALVGESGSGKSVTALSILRLLRDADLTGSIRFDGQELLSKSEPEMRKLRGSDIAMIFQEPMTALNPLYTIGDQIIETIVLHDGVSARDARRRAIDLLARTGITEPEKRIDRYAHQLSGGQRQRAMIAMALACRPRLLLADEPTTALDVTIRAQIVELLLELQRDEAASRGMAVLLITHDLNLVRKFAQRVAVMEQGVLVESGTVESIFASPQHPYTIRLLQSKPERTVLPVLPLSPVLLDAKDVSVEFATKIAGVGGWFRRGAFKAVDGVSVSVRQGETLGIVGESGSGKSTLAMALLGLQRTSHGQVEFQGRLLADYRGREQTVLRSNMQVVFQDPYSSLSPRQTIERIVGEGLALHRPGLDAAARHAKVVAVLREVGMDRTCLNRYPHEFSGGQRQRIAIARALVLEPRILILDEPTSALDVSIQHQVLRLLADIQQKYNLGYVFISHDLEVIGAMAHRVVVMQNGTVVETGDVENIFATPSHEYTRKLLKAAIAA from the coding sequence ATGAGCGCGCCGTTGCTGGACATCGCGGATTTGCGGGTGCGCTTTGGCGACACCATGGCGGTCGATGGCGTCAGCCTCAGGATCGCAGCCGGTGAGCGCGTTGCGCTGGTGGGCGAGTCGGGGTCGGGCAAAAGCGTGACGGCGTTATCGATCCTCCGTCTTTTACGCGATGCCGACCTGACCGGGTCGATCCGGTTCGACGGCCAGGAGTTGCTCTCGAAGAGCGAGCCGGAGATGCGCAAGCTGCGCGGCTCCGACATCGCGATGATCTTCCAGGAGCCAATGACGGCGCTCAACCCGCTGTACACAATCGGCGACCAGATCATCGAGACCATCGTGCTGCACGATGGTGTATCGGCACGCGATGCCCGTCGCCGCGCGATCGACCTGCTGGCGCGCACGGGCATTACCGAGCCGGAAAAACGCATCGACCGGTATGCGCATCAGCTTTCCGGCGGACAACGGCAGCGCGCGATGATCGCGATGGCGCTTGCGTGCCGCCCGCGCCTGCTTCTCGCCGACGAACCGACGACGGCGCTCGACGTCACGATCCGTGCGCAGATCGTGGAATTGCTCCTCGAACTTCAACGCGATGAAGCCGCGTCGCGCGGCATGGCCGTGTTGCTGATCACGCACGATCTCAACCTGGTGCGCAAGTTCGCGCAGCGCGTGGCTGTGATGGAGCAGGGTGTGCTGGTGGAAAGCGGGACGGTGGAATCGATTTTCGCGTCGCCGCAGCATCCGTACACGATCCGCCTGCTCCAGAGCAAACCGGAGCGGACAGTGTTGCCGGTGTTGCCGTTGTCGCCAGTTCTGCTCGACGCGAAGGATGTATCGGTGGAATTCGCCACGAAGATCGCGGGCGTGGGCGGCTGGTTCCGGCGCGGCGCGTTCAAGGCGGTCGACGGCGTTTCCGTAAGCGTGCGGCAGGGCGAGACGCTCGGCATTGTCGGCGAGTCGGGCTCAGGCAAATCCACGTTGGCCATGGCGTTGCTCGGTTTGCAGCGGACCTCGCACGGACAGGTCGAGTTCCAGGGGCGTTTGCTCGCCGATTACCGTGGCCGTGAGCAGACGGTGCTGCGATCGAACATGCAGGTCGTGTTTCAGGACCCGTACAGCTCGCTCTCGCCCCGCCAGACCATTGAGCGGATCGTGGGGGAGGGGCTGGCGCTGCATCGTCCCGGGCTCGACGCTGCCGCCCGTCACGCAAAGGTCGTTGCGGTCCTGCGCGAGGTCGGCATGGATCGGACTTGCCTGAATCGTTATCCGCACGAGTTTTCCGGCGGCCAGCGTCAGAGAATCGCCATTGCCCGCGCATTGGTGCTCGAACCGCGCATCCTGATCCTCGATGAGCCCACCAGCGCACTCGATGTTTCAATTCAACATCAAGTTTTACGTCTGCTAGCCGACATACAACAGAAGTACAACCTGGGCTATGTCTTTATCAGCCATGACCTGGAGGTCATCGGCGCAATGGCACACCGGGTGGTGGTCATGCAGAACGGAACTGTCGTGGAAACCGGTGATGTAGAGAATATTTTTGCCACGCCGTCCCACGAATACACAAGAAAGTTACTGAAAGCCGCGATCGCGGCCTAA
- the fabI gene encoding enoyl-ACP reductase FabI — protein MGFLAGKRILLTGLLSNRSIAYGIAAACKREGAELAFTYVGERFKDRITEFATEFGSDLIFPCDVASDEDIDALFTSLKGRWDTLDGLMHSIGFAPREAIAGNFLDGMTRENFRIAHDISAYSFPALAKAAQSMLSPDASLLTLSYLGAERAIPNYNTMGLAKASLEASVRYLAESLGGKGVRVNGISAGPIKTLAASGIKGFGKILEFVENNAPLRRNVTIDQVGNVAAFLLSDLAGGVSAEIIHVDSGFNAVVGGMTPLAAAE, from the coding sequence ATGGGATTTCTCGCTGGAAAACGGATTTTGCTGACGGGCTTGTTGTCGAACCGGTCGATCGCCTATGGCATTGCGGCGGCATGCAAGCGTGAAGGCGCCGAACTCGCATTCACGTACGTGGGCGAGCGCTTCAAGGATCGCATCACCGAGTTCGCGACGGAATTTGGCAGCGATCTCATATTTCCTTGCGACGTGGCAAGCGACGAGGACATCGATGCCCTTTTCACGTCGCTCAAGGGACGCTGGGACACGCTCGACGGTCTCATGCATTCCATCGGCTTTGCGCCGCGCGAAGCGATTGCAGGCAATTTCCTCGATGGCATGACGCGTGAGAACTTCCGCATCGCCCACGATATTTCGGCGTACAGCTTCCCGGCGCTCGCAAAAGCCGCCCAGTCGATGCTTTCCCCCGATGCTTCCTTGCTCACGCTCAGCTATCTGGGCGCGGAGCGTGCGATCCCGAACTACAACACCATGGGTCTCGCGAAGGCATCGCTGGAAGCGAGCGTGCGGTATCTGGCGGAATCGCTGGGCGGGAAAGGCGTGCGTGTGAACGGCATCTCGGCCGGCCCGATCAAGACGCTGGCGGCAAGCGGCATCAAGGGCTTCGGCAAGATCCTGGAATTCGTCGAAAACAACGCGCCGTTACGGCGCAATGTGACCATCGATCAGGTCGGCAACGTCGCGGCGTTCCTGCTGTCAGATCTTGCGGGCGGCGTAAGCGCGGAGATCATTCACGTCGACAGCGGCTTCAACGCGGTGGTTGGCGGCATGACACCTCTGGCTGCGGCGGAGTAA